The window CGTCGTCCCGCCGAACGGCTATTGCCCGACGACGTGCGAGTACACGGGGCAGGAAACGAGGAAGTTCGGTACCTACCTCACGGGGACGTCACCCGAGCGGATCGAGTGGATCATCGATCTGGGCTCCGGCCCCGACGGCATGGTCGACGGCGAGGAGGTGACGATCACCGAGAATCTCGGCGCGAACCAGCAGTTCACCGCCGTCTCGATGGTGCGCTCCGACACGAAGGGCCTCGACCCCTACACGAACACCCAGATCTGGACCGACTGGGACGACTACACGGGCTTCTCCCGCTCGCCCGACTTCTCGACCCTCGAGTTCACCGCCGAAGCGGGCTATGTCTACGGCATCCACTACGTCGCGAACGTCCTCGACGGTGGCGCGGCGACGACCTACTTCAACTCGGCGACCGTGCGGGTCGGCACCGAGGTCACGACGATGGAGAACGTGCCGATCACGCGCCAGGGCGGCGGTGCCACCGGCATCGGCGAGAACGTCGGGCGCTTCGCCATCACGAAGGAGGTGCTCGGCGACGTGACGGGCCTGCCGGCGCAGGACTTCTCGGGATCGTTCACCGTGACGGCACCCGACGGCACGGAGACGCCGGGCACCTTCACCGTGCAGGGCGGCGCGACGTGGACGAGCACCGACTTCCCGCGCGGCTCGACCGTGCACCTCAGCGAGGTCACCCCGACGACCCCGACGAACATCGCGTGGGGGCAGCCGTCGTTCTCGCAGAACGACTTCGCGCTCGTCGGCGGCACGCTCACGAGCGTCACCCTCACGAACGAGGCGACCGTCAGGACCGGCGTCTTCCAGGCCTCGAAGCAGCTCACGGGCACCGACGAGGCGATCGGCCTCGTTCCGGACTCCGCGACGTTCTCGCTCGACTACGCGTCCGACGCGGGCGTCGGGTTCCCCGCAGGTTCCGGCGCACTCACGCTCGACCGCGACGGCACCGTCGCGACGAGCGACCCACTCCCGGTCGGCGCGGTGTTGCGACTCTCGGAGGCCGCTCCGGCGGCGGTCGACGGTGCCGCCTGGGGTGACGCCACGATCACCCCGTCCACCGTGACGATCTCGGAGGGCTCGCCCGCCGCGAGCGTCGTCGTGACGAATGCGGTCCGCGAGACGACGGGCGGCTTCAGCGTCGTCAAGCGCGTCACCGGCGCCGGCGCCGGACACGTCGCCGGTGGGACGCCGTTCACCGTCGCCTACGAGTGGGCGACGCCGGACGGCGCGCGTTCCGACGCGGGCGAACTGAACCTCACGGTCGGGGGCGACCCCGTCTCGGTCGAGGGGCTCCCCGAGGGCGCCGTCGTGCACCTGTCCGAGGTGACGCCGTCACCCGTCGAGGGCATGACGTGGCTCGACCCGGTCTTCTCGACGAACGGCTTCACGATCCAGGGGGGCACGCGCGTCGAGGTCGACCTCGACAACGCGACCGCGCTGACGACGGGCACCTTCGAGGTCCAGAAGGTCGTCGCGGGCTCCGGGGCGGCGCTCGTCGCGGACACGACCCCGTTCACCGTGGACTACTCGTACGAGGCGGGGACCGGCTTCGAGGCCGGCTCCGGGCAGCTCACCGTGCTGGCGGACGGCGAGACCGTGACGAGTGAGCCGCTTCCGTACGGCGCGGTCGTCACGCTGAGCGAGATCGATCCCGCTGCCGTGGAGGGCACCATCTGGACCGGCGCATCGTTCTCGACGCCGTCCTTCACCATCGGTTCGGGCACGACCGTTTCGATCACGCTCATCAACACGATCGAGCTCCGGACGGGCGCGTTCTCGATCGTGAAGGCACTGGCGGGTTCGGGCGCCGACCTCGTGCTTCCGGAGACCGGTTTCACGGTGCATTACGCGTACGAAGCCGGCCCCGGTTTCGACGCGGGGGCCGGCGAGCTGACGGTCCGAGCGGACGGTGAGGTCGTCACGAGCGAACCGCTGCCGTACGGCGCCGTCGTGACGTTCGTCGAGTCGGAACCCGGCGCGATCGACGGAGCGGTGTGGACCGAAGCGGCGTTCAGCGCGTCGACGGTCACGATCGGCGCGGACACCGTCGTCGCCGTGACCCTGACGAACACGATCGAGACCGTGCCGCCGGGCGAGACAACGCCTCCGGGCGGCACCACGCCACCGGGGCTCGCCCAGACCGGCGGTGACGTGAACGGTACCCTCATCGCCATCACCCTGAGCGTCCTGGCGGGCGGCGCGCTCGTCCTGGCGCTCGGCAGGCGCCGCCACGGCGGCCGTTGACCGGCCGTCGAGCGGGCCGGGATCGCCCCGCTCGCAGCGCCCGCAGGTGAAGCGGACGCGAAACGCCCGGCCGGTGTTCCGGTCGGGCGTTTCGCGTGCTCCGGGACGGCCCGCACGCGTCTTCCTGTGCAATTGGACAGTTTGGGAATAGGAATAACATTTTGTCCACATGGGCAGTAGATAGAGAGATACCACCCTCTGACTATCCATTTGGGCAGTTTGAATTGGGTCGAAGAATAGGTATTCTCGTCCCTGGTCGATTCCGGAACGGCATGCCCGATCGACCGAGTCACCACTGTCTCCGCACTGCCGTCCCGTCATGAAAGGACCCCTGTGTCCCAGCTCGACCAACAGGCCCAGCAGCTTCTCTCGATCGAAGGCGCCACGGGTGCCGCTGTCGTCGACATCGCCAGCGGAATGGCGCTCGCCACCGCCGGCACCCCCGGCTTCGACCTGACCGTCGCCGCCGCCGGCAACGCGAACGTCATCCGCGCGAAGCTCAAGACCATGAGCGAGCTCGGCCTCCAGTCGACGCTCGAGGACATCATGATCACGATCGACGGCCAGTACCACCTCATCAACGCGCTCTCGGGCGACGGGAAGAACGGCCTGTTCATCTACCTCGTGCTCGACCAGCGCATCGCGAACCTCGCACTCGCCCGTCACAAGGTGAAGGGCATCGCCGCGTCCATCACCGTCTGACGCGCGCGACGAAACGGCGGGGGCCCACGGGTCCCCGCCGTTTCGCGTCCCACGAACGGTTCGGGCGGTCCGCTCCCACGACGACCGCCGGTGGACGCACGGACCCACCGCGTACGGCACGATGGACCCATGACCGACGTCGTCATCGCCGGGGGCACCGACTCCGTCGGCGTCCGCCTGTTGGGGCACTTCACCGCCCGCGGGCGTTCGGTCGTCTCCCTCGGCGACCACGTCGGCGCGGACGTCCCCTGGGCCGATCGATCCGGAGTACGGCGCGCCATCGACGGGGCACGAATCGTCGTCGCGGTCGGCGGCAGCAGCTACGTCACCCGATTCACCGACCCACAACGCGACGAGATCCTCCGCACTCGCGTCCGGACCACCCGCATGGTTCGTGATGCGATCCGCCAGGCGACGAGACCGCCGTCGCTCTGGATCAACCTGTCGTCCGCGAGGATCTACCCGGCCGTCCTCGATCACCCTCGCACGGAACGTGACGAGATCACGCGGGGGAGTTTCACGGAGGACGTCGCGGCCCATGTCGAACGCACCCTGTTCGAGTACGACGTTCCGCACACCCGCCGCGTGGCGCTCCGGACGGCCGTGCTGATCGGCGACACACCGGCCGCGTCGCTCCTGTTCCGCCTCACGCGGCTCGGTCTCGGGGGAACGCTCCGTGACGGCTGGTGGCCCGCGCACTCGCGCTATCGGAACCTCGAGACGGCCGTCGGGACGATGGCGGCCCGCGCACCGAGCCGGCGCGCCCCGACCCACGGTCGACAGAAGTTCAGCTGGGTGCACGTCGACGACGTCGTCCGGGCGATCGAGTTCGTCGAGAAGGATCCGCAGCTCGTCGGCCCCGTCAACGTGGTCGCTCCGGTCGCGGTCGCCAACGCCGAACTCATGCGGACGCTCCGACGGGTCACGGGCACCCGGATCGGCGTGCCGCTCCCCCGACTCGTGCTCGAACCCGTCATGCGGGCCGTCGACGCGGAGTCGGAACTCGTCCTCCGGAGTCGTTGGGTGGCGCCGAGCCGCCTGCTCGACCGTGGTTTCGAGTTCGCGTATCCGATGATCGAGCCGGCGCTCCGCGACGCCTGGCACCGTCTGCGCTCCTGACGCCCGCCGGGACCACGGCGCGACATCACACCTGCTCGGGAGGGGTCCGACCCGCGACGGAGGGGGTCCGCCGTCGCGGGCCGGGGTCGGTCGATCGCCGTGGCGATCGTGGCGCAGCACCGTGCTCGGTGCCGCGCGGGCTCGTGCTCCACGCGGTCCGCGTGGGCTAGTGGAACAGCAGGGGCAGCTCGACGCCCTCGGGCGGGGCGAGGTCCCCTGTGCGAACCATCTCGTAGTTCAGGCGGAACGCGATCTCGCGTTCCGGATCGCGGGCGACGTCGAGCATCCAGCGCATGGGCTGGTTCGCGAACCGGCCGCTCGGATCGACGACCGAGAACACCGTGTCGTCCCCGTAGTCGAGGACGGCCCAGCGCCAGTCGAGACCTCGCACGTACTGCTCGCCGAGGAGGGCACCGAGCGCGACGACCGCGTCATCGGACACGTCGCGATCGCGCGACACGTGTGCCTCGATCGCATCGACGATGACGGCCGGCTCCGCCTCGAGCGGCACGCCGAGCAACGCGGCGGCGTCGGTGCAGACGTCGGCCACCTCGGCCCGCACGTCCGCGGGCAGCGTCTCGATCGTGGGCATGCGGACAGCCTAGACACGTGGCCGTGCGGTGCCGACGGGGACCGCTCCCCTCCCCACGGGCGGGGCTCACCCGCCCGCGTGTGCGCGGTCCGTGATACGGTCCGCGACCGCCCGAACCGCGGACGGCGCCGGGCCCGCGGTCGTCCGCGGGCCCGGCGCCGTCCGTCGGCGTGCGCTACACGAGTCCGTTCGTCGTCAACCACTCCGACGCGATGTCGGCCGGCGAGCGCTGATCGACCGTGCTCTGGACGTTGAGCGCCACGAGGCCCTCGGGCGTGAGCTTCGCGCTCACGGGATCGATGACGGGTGAGAGCTCGGCGGCTCGGTCCGCGTTCGCGATCGGAACGACCTGCGAGGCGAGGAAGAGCGATTCCGGATCCTTGAGCACGACGAGGTCATCGGTCTGGATGCGCGGATCCGCCGTGTAGACGTTCGCGACGTTCACCGTCCCCGCCACGAGTTCGTCGACCGTCGTGTCACCCGTCGCCGAGAAGGCGACGTCGACACCGTAGGTCTCCTTCAGCCCCGTCGGCCCGTACGGACGTTCCGCGAGCTCCGGCGGCCCGCCGAGCGTGAGCGGCACGCCGACGTTCGCGAGGTCGGCGATCGAGGTCAGGTTGTGCTCGGCCGCGAACGCCGCCGTCACGGTGTACGAGTCCTGGTCGGTCGCGGTCGCCGGCTGCAGTGCCGTGAGCGAGGACGGCAGCGCGGCGGCGAGCGCCGTCGTGACGTCGTCGGGCGTGCGGGCGGTCGTCTCGGGGTCCAGCCACTGCAGCAGGTTTCCCGTGTACTCGGGGAACAGCGTCAGTTCGCCGCTCTCGAGCGACGGCATGTACGCGTCACGCTGCCCGATCGTGAAGCGTCGTTCGACGGTGAATCCCGCGTGCTCGAGCGCCTGCGCGTAGATCTCGGCGATGATCTCGTTCGAGTAGTACTGCTGGGAGCCGATGACGATCGTGTCGCCGTCGGCCGTCGCGCCCTCGGTCTGCTGGGCGAGCGGATCGCTCGTCCCGCAGCCCGTGAGGACGAGTGCCGCCGCGGCGGCCACCGCAGCGAGCACCGTCAGACGCCTCGTCTTCGTCCTGGTCATGGTGTGTCCTTCCGTGGAGGGTCGGCTGGAGGTGTGTGGACCGCATCGGGCGCGGGCCGTGAGTCGGACCGGGCCGCGACGCGTGCGGCGCTCCTGCGCCGTTCCCGCACCGAATCCCCGTCGCCCCGCTCGCGTGCGCCGCGGGGCACGGCGGCCCACTGGACGAGTGCGAGCAGGCCGTCGAGCACGAGCGCGAACGCGGCGACGAGCACGGCACCGCCGAGGATGATGTCGTAGCGATTGAGCGGGAGCCCCTCGAAGATGTACCGCCCGAGGCCACCCACGTTCACGTACGCCGCGAGGGTGACGGTCGCGACGAGCTGGAGCGTCGCCTGCCGGATCCCGCCCACGAGCAGCGGGAGCCCGAGCGGGATCTCGATCTTCCAGAGGATCTGCCGCTCGGTCATGCCGCACGCCCGGCCACCGTCGACGACGTCGTGCCCGACCGACTCCACGCCCGTGATCGCCCCCGCGAGGAGGGACGGGATCGCGAGCAGCACGAACGCGGTGACGGCCGCCTCGGGCTTGTGCAGCACGCCGAAGACGAGCACGAGCACGAGGATGAGGCCGAACGAGGGCAGCGCGCGTGCCGCCCCGGCGACCGCGAGGGCCGCTTCGCGTCCGCGCCCCGTGTGCGCGACGAACCACCCCGTCGGGATCGCGATGATCGAGGCGATCGCGAGCGAGACGGCCGTCAGCCCCAGGTGCTGCAAGGCGGCGAGCGGCACGGCCGCATCGCCCGTGAGTCGATCGGGCGAGAACAGCCACGCGAGCGCCTCCGCGATGACGTTCACGACGCCGCCTCCGCCCTGGTCCGGGCGGCGACCGCGGTCCAGGGCATCGCGAGCCTGCCCGCGAGGCGGAGGGCGAGGTCGATGAGGAGCGCGAGCAGGACGACCGCGACGATCCCGATCGCGATCTCCCCGATGATGCGTCGCTCGTAGCCGTCGGTGAACAGATAGCCGAGGTTGCGCACGCCGATGAGCACGCCGACGGTCGCGAGCGAGATCGTGCTGACGGCGGCCACACGCAGGCCCGCGAGGATGACGGGGAACGCGAGCGGTAGCTCGACGGTCCAGAACCGGCGCGCGTCCCCGAACCCCACGGCCGTCGCGGACAGCCGGACGTCGGCGGGCACCGCGTCGAGGCCGTCGACGACCGAGCGGACGAGCAGCGAGACCGCGTAGACGGTGAGCGCGATCGTGAGGTTGAGCTCGCTCAGGTAGCTGATCCCGAGGAGCGGCGGGAGGAGTGCGAACAGGGCGACCGACGGGATCGTGTAGAGCAGGCTCGTGACGACGAGGACGACCCCCCGGGTCCACGGCAGACGCTGCGCGAGCCAGCCGAGCGGCACGGAGATGACGAGACCGAGCACGATCGGCACGATGCACTGCCGGAGGTGCTCGACGGCGAGTTCACCGACGAGCCCGAGATTCGCGAGGATCCAGGTCACCGACCGGCGCCCGTCCCGTCGAGACGACCGAGCGGACGACCGCGCCCGTCGACCACGAGCGTCCCGTCCGGGGTCTCCTCGAGTCGCAGCTCGCGATCCGCCCGGTCGGCGCCGATGAACGAGGCGACGAAGTCGTTCGCGGGATCCCCCATGATCTCGTCCGGTGTGCCGAGCTGCGCGACGCGGCCGCCGCGTTCGAGGATGACCACGCGGTGTCCGAGCGCGAACGCCTCGTCGACGTCGTGCGTCACGAACACGATCGTCGTCCCGAACCGCTCACGCAGACGGATGACCTCGCGCTGCAGTTCGCGGCGGACGATCGGGTCGACGGCACCGAAGGGTTCGTCCATGAGGAGGATGTTCGGGTTCGGTGCGAGTGCGCGCGCGACGCCCACGCGCTGCTGCTGGCCGCCCGAGAGCTGCGAGGGGTAGCGGTCCGCCATCGAGCGGTCGAGGCCGACGACGTCCATCAGCTCGAGCGCGCGCTCGCGCGCCTCGGCCTTCGACGCGCCGGTCAGCAGCGGCACCGTCGCGATGTTGCGGGCGACCGTGCGGTGCGGGAGCAGGCCCGCGTTCTGCATGACGTAGCCGATGCGGCGACGGAGCTCGACGGGCGCCGACTTCGCGACGTCCTCGTCGTCGATGAGGACGCTGCCCGCCGTCGGATCGACCATCCGATTGACCATGCGCAGCAGGGTCGTCTTGCCGCAGCCGGAGGAACCGAGGAACACCGTCGTCTCGTGCGACGGCAGGATCAGACTGAAGTCGTCGACGGCACGGGTCCCGTCCGGGAACTCCTTCGACACCGAGCGGTACTCGATCACGGTCACGCTCCTTCCGGCCGGCGTGGGCGTTGGGCAGTCTACGGACGGCCCCGCCCGGCGCCGCCGCCCTCGGTCACGGACGGACATCTCCCGTCACGTACCGACATCCTCCCCCGTTGTCGACCCTCGCGGATTCACCGACCGTGGATGCGGGCGTGCGATCATGCCCGCGCTCCGCGCGGACGGCACCCGCCTCACCGTCGGTCGGTACGCCGGAGCGGGGCGGCGTCGCGCCCTCGGCACCCGCGAGCGGGCGCACGCGGGACGGGCCGAGGAGCCGGGTGTGGCCGACGATCTCCGCCGCGTGCTGCACGGCCCAGGCGGCGGCCGCATCGAGCGTCTCGAAGTTGCGGCACCAGGCCTGTCGTCCGTCGACGTCGATCCCGTCGTAGTACAGCGCGTAGCTTCGACGCGCCTCCCCG is drawn from Pseudoclavibacter chungangensis and contains these coding sequences:
- a CDS encoding DUF5979 domain-containing protein, which codes for MVATTTVRRLLRIAAAVGIGGLIATAAAQPAAAPPYTTDASIDSLHFVQETAEAGQFAELAGTWSLPDDPATPAGFAVTLPAALQGKTDSFPMLDDAEQPMGQSVVTETTLECDVDPAYISENPRKLHGSFNFWVKLVDAVSERTEKVFTIDDIDVSVAVVPPNGYCPTTCEYTGQETRKFGTYLTGTSPERIEWIIDLGSGPDGMVDGEEVTITENLGANQQFTAVSMVRSDTKGLDPYTNTQIWTDWDDYTGFSRSPDFSTLEFTAEAGYVYGIHYVANVLDGGAATTYFNSATVRVGTEVTTMENVPITRQGGGATGIGENVGRFAITKEVLGDVTGLPAQDFSGSFTVTAPDGTETPGTFTVQGGATWTSTDFPRGSTVHLSEVTPTTPTNIAWGQPSFSQNDFALVGGTLTSVTLTNEATVRTGVFQASKQLTGTDEAIGLVPDSATFSLDYASDAGVGFPAGSGALTLDRDGTVATSDPLPVGAVLRLSEAAPAAVDGAAWGDATITPSTVTISEGSPAASVVVTNAVRETTGGFSVVKRVTGAGAGHVAGGTPFTVAYEWATPDGARSDAGELNLTVGGDPVSVEGLPEGAVVHLSEVTPSPVEGMTWLDPVFSTNGFTIQGGTRVEVDLDNATALTTGTFEVQKVVAGSGAALVADTTPFTVDYSYEAGTGFEAGSGQLTVLADGETVTSEPLPYGAVVTLSEIDPAAVEGTIWTGASFSTPSFTIGSGTTVSITLINTIELRTGAFSIVKALAGSGADLVLPETGFTVHYAYEAGPGFDAGAGELTVRADGEVVTSEPLPYGAVVTFVESEPGAIDGAVWTEAAFSASTVTIGADTVVAVTLTNTIETVPPGETTPPGGTTPPGLAQTGGDVNGTLIAITLSVLAGGALVLALGRRRHGGR
- a CDS encoding ABC transporter permease, with product MNVIAEALAWLFSPDRLTGDAAVPLAALQHLGLTAVSLAIASIIAIPTGWFVAHTGRGREAALAVAGAARALPSFGLILVLVLVFGVLHKPEAAVTAFVLLAIPSLLAGAITGVESVGHDVVDGGRACGMTERQILWKIEIPLGLPLLVGGIRQATLQLVATVTLAAYVNVGGLGRYIFEGLPLNRYDIILGGAVLVAAFALVLDGLLALVQWAAVPRGARERGDGDSVRERRRSAARVAARSDSRPAPDAVHTPPADPPRKDTP
- a CDS encoding ABC transporter substrate-binding protein, which produces MTRTKTRRLTVLAAVAAAAALVLTGCGTSDPLAQQTEGATADGDTIVIGSQQYYSNEIIAEIYAQALEHAGFTVERRFTIGQRDAYMPSLESGELTLFPEYTGNLLQWLDPETTARTPDDVTTALAAALPSSLTALQPATATDQDSYTVTAAFAAEHNLTSIADLANVGVPLTLGGPPELAERPYGPTGLKETYGVDVAFSATGDTTVDELVAGTVNVANVYTADPRIQTDDLVVLKDPESLFLASQVVPIANADRAAELSPVIDPVSAKLTPEGLVALNVQSTVDQRSPADIASEWLTTNGLV
- a CDS encoding ABC transporter permease — its product is MTWILANLGLVGELAVEHLRQCIVPIVLGLVISVPLGWLAQRLPWTRGVVLVVTSLLYTIPSVALFALLPPLLGISYLSELNLTIALTVYAVSLLVRSVVDGLDAVPADVRLSATAVGFGDARRFWTVELPLAFPVILAGLRVAAVSTISLATVGVLIGVRNLGYLFTDGYERRIIGEIAIGIVAVVLLALLIDLALRLAGRLAMPWTAVAARTRAEAAS
- a CDS encoding ABC transporter ATP-binding protein; the protein is MIEYRSVSKEFPDGTRAVDDFSLILPSHETTVFLGSSGCGKTTLLRMVNRMVDPTAGSVLIDDEDVAKSAPVELRRRIGYVMQNAGLLPHRTVARNIATVPLLTGASKAEARERALELMDVVGLDRSMADRYPSQLSGGQQQRVGVARALAPNPNILLMDEPFGAVDPIVRRELQREVIRLRERFGTTIVFVTHDVDEAFALGHRVVILERGGRVAQLGTPDEIMGDPANDFVASFIGADRADRELRLEETPDGTLVVDGRGRPLGRLDGTGAGR
- a CDS encoding DUF1731 domain-containing protein, whose protein sequence is MTDVVIAGGTDSVGVRLLGHFTARGRSVVSLGDHVGADVPWADRSGVRRAIDGARIVVAVGGSSYVTRFTDPQRDEILRTRVRTTRMVRDAIRQATRPPSLWINLSSARIYPAVLDHPRTERDEITRGSFTEDVAAHVERTLFEYDVPHTRRVALRTAVLIGDTPAASLLFRLTRLGLGGTLRDGWWPAHSRYRNLETAVGTMAARAPSRRAPTHGRQKFSWVHVDDVVRAIEFVEKDPQLVGPVNVVAPVAVANAELMRTLRRVTGTRIGVPLPRLVLEPVMRAVDAESELVLRSRWVAPSRLLDRGFEFAYPMIEPALRDAWHRLRS